The Spiroplasma apis B31 genomic sequence TTTCACTAAGTATTATCTTAATCATACCCCTAATTTGCCTTTTTATTTTATTTCTAACTATTGCATTACCTAGTTTTTTACCAACAGATATTCCGTACTTAAAATTATCTATGTTGTTTTTAGAAGTATACAAGATAAATGCTTTACCTTTTAGATAGCGCTTATTGCCTATTATTTTCTGAAATTCGTGATTTTTTTTAATTATATTTACATTTTTCATCAATCATTAAGCTGATAATCTTGCTCTACCTTTTGCTCTTCTGGCTTTAATAACTTTTCTACCGTTTTTTG encodes the following:
- the rnpA gene encoding ribonuclease P protein component — translated: MKNVNIIKKNHEFQKIIGNKRYLKGKAFILYTSKNNIDNFKYGISVGKKLGNAIVRNKIKRQIRGMIKIILSEIIVKNIGLVIIARNELLKRSFEENLNELKKLIALVK